Part of the Candidatus Methylacidiphilales bacterium genome, GGGCCTGCGCCCGGCATCCCGAATTCCCACCGCACCCGCTGACGACAATGGTCCCTCGGTATCTGAGGGTCGCATCCAACCCAGTGAACCCCTTCCCCAGGAGGAATCATGAACCCGAATTTGAAGCTGCCCTCCATTGCCACCGAATCCATCGAACGCGCTACCCAACTGCTCTCGGACTGCGTTACCACCGGGTCCCTCGGTGTCCTCACCGGACCCAACGGTTCCGGAAAAACCGAGGCCCTCAAGGCCTTGGTCGGTCGCTACCCTAAAATTGGGACCAAGGGAACGGCCCTGTATTTCCGGTGCTGCCTGCTCAAGAGCCACACCCGTGGACTCAAGGATTTGGCAGAGGCCATGGGGCGCAAGCTCTTCTCCGGATCCAATTCGACGGGATCAGTCCAGTTCGCCATCCGCACCTGCATCCATGAAATGGAACGCCAAGACATCACCGCCCTCTTTCTGGACGATGCAGACCTCTGGTCCCACGAAGTCCTGGAAAATGTGGTCGCTTTGCGCGACAAGGCCCACGAGAAGGGCTGGCCTCTGGTCATCATCCTTGCCGGCGCATCCAATCCGGATAACTGGCTTGGGCGTGTGGCCTCGGCTCGCAGCCGTACCCTCAAAGTCGAGGTCTTTCATGACCTTGATCCCGGTGAGATGCTGGGAGTCCTTCGCTCCTGGAACCCGGTCTTTGAGGTATTCGCCCAGGCCGTGGCCGAAGGCGAAAAAAAGGCCGAAAAGTGCGCCCGCACGATCCATTCCCACACCAAGGGGAACATGCGCCGGTTGTCCTACTTTGCCCTGCTCTACGCCGCCCACGCCGGGGAGGCTCCCGTTTCCCCGGAAACCCTGGAAAAGGTCCTGCCCCACCTCAGCGCCGCGTGAAACCCCGTAGCAAATTTGCACCCCGCACGGTTCGTACGAGCGAAAAGGCCAAGCTTCTGGCTGCCGTGGGTGACCTGGTGGCCAAGATGGGGCGGCCGGTGTGCTCAGACGACCTGCGGAGCCACTTGAACACCATGGAGGACCAAGAGCGGGTTCCCTTCTTTGCCCAATGTTGGGGGCAGGTCCTACTCAAGGCTGCCCGGCCAAGACCGGAGCCCTTCCCCTACCTCCGGTGTCTGGGAAAGATCGGAAACAGGGCCTATTACGCCCTGGAGGACACCCAGGAGCTGCGTTTGGCCCTGGGGAGGCACAAGGACACCCTCCGGGCCAAAGTAGGGGCCTCCTGGCGGCTGGCTGAAGCCATCACCAACCTGATTGGAACCCCCTATGAGGCCCAGGCCCGCAATGCGGCAGCCGGGTTTGTGCAGGAATTTGGTCCCCTCTCCACCCTCGATGAACGCCTAGCAGGGCAGGTAGAGGAAGCCAGGAAGTGGGTGGTGGGGCCGTTTGTGGCCCGGGAGCCCTCGGATTGGATCACGCGGAAAGAGGCCCTGGCTTTGCTAAAGGAGGCTGCCACTCGTTGCCTGGGCCCGGATGAAGCCTCCCAAATCAAATATCAGAAAATCCTCACGGCTTGGCAATGGCCCCAGTCGGAATTGTTTATGCGGAAAGGGCTTCGTTATTCCCGGAGTCAAATCGCTTGCGTGGCCAAAACCAAATGGGGCCACGGCGACGATGGCGGGTTGGCTCTCGGTGCCGCAGTTGCCATCTCTAGGTATTCGTATTGATAGCCCAAGCCGATACATAGCCCCCCCCTCTATCTTAGGCATAGAAAGGATACCCCATGAACGATGACGTCTTTGCCTATATTTTGATCGTGTCGATCATCTGCCTTATTATTGCGGTTCTGTTGGCGCACATTGGTGTGCTGTCCTAGTAGTCAAGCTTGCGTCGCCCTGGCTGAGCAGATATTGCTTGGTCAGGGCTGTCAGCGCTAAACAGGTCTTTTGGGTTGATATGCCCGCATTCTTGTCTGATTCGGCGGCTTTCAGTGCAGGCCATAGATCTGAAGCTTCCAGTAGCCCCTGGATTCGCGTTTCGAGGTTTTGATCGCTGCTATCGAATCTCTCCAGAAGTGCCGATGCCAAGGCTATTCTGTAGGCACCTGTCCGCCGCTCGCTTCTCAATCGGGCCATGACCAAACCGCAGACAACGTAAACGGCTACTGTAACTGCCAGGATAACAAAAACAACAGTGTCCAATGTTGGAAAGGTTTTTGTTTGGGCTGCCTTTTCATCAGTGACGCGCAGACTCCATTGACGGTCAAGTTTTTTGCCTGAGATTTCAGTAGGGGTTGCTACAGCAATCCAAGGACCTGAAGTCGAAGTCCTGTATGTTGGCAGAACCGTAGTCAAACTTGCGCAAACTGCCAAAAACAATGCTATATAGGTTATAATATTTTCGGAAGATCGATGACATTCCAATGGACGGCACGCGATTTCACAAAACTTTCTAGTGTATTCCTCTATATTGACCTGACCCCTAAAAAACAGACATTTTGAAAAGAGAGTTCTGGTCCTGTAGAAGGAACAGAACGAAATGAAGAGAAGCAAATTCAGCGAAGAACAGGTGGTGGGCATCCTACGGGAGGGAGCCGGAATGAGCGTCAAGGCGGTCTG contains:
- a CDS encoding ATP-binding protein, with the translated sequence MNPNLKLPSIATESIERATQLLSDCVTTGSLGVLTGPNGSGKTEALKALVGRYPKIGTKGTALYFRCCLLKSHTRGLKDLAEAMGRKLFSGSNSTGSVQFAIRTCIHEMERQDITALFLDDADLWSHEVLENVVALRDKAHEKGWPLVIILAGASNPDNWLGRVASARSRTLKVEVFHDLDPGEMLGVLRSWNPVFEVFAQAVAEGEKKAEKCARTIHSHTKGNMRRLSYFALLYAAHAGEAPVSPETLEKVLPHLSAA